One window from the genome of Scatophagus argus isolate fScaArg1 chromosome 13, fScaArg1.pri, whole genome shotgun sequence encodes:
- the acss2l gene encoding acyl-CoA synthetase short chain family member 2 like, producing the protein MVVPESQDKMYYPPDDMKRDAHVPDFSSYLALYRKSLENPEAFWKEIADEFFWKKPATGPMMQYNFDVTKGNIYVKCMEGAKTNMCYNVLDRLVRERNLGDKVAYYWEGNSPDHHLTITYRQLLSQVCRCANVLKQMGIKKGDRVSIYLPMIPELVYTMLACARIGAIHSIVFAGFSSESLCERIMDAQSSVLVTADGVYRGEKLISLKQIADEALEKCREKASSSVTKCLVVRHHAPRTKSGASCNKLQTPWDSGCDVWWDEVMRDSPEECEPEWLDAEDPLFILYTSGSTGKPKGVLHTVAGYLLYTSLTFKYVFDHHHDDVYWCTADIGWITGHSYITYGPLANGATSVLFEGIPVHPHVGRFWEIIEKYKVTKFYTAPTAIRLLMKYGREPLQKYDLSSLRILGSVGEPINPEAWEWYREAVGQGRCPVVDTFWQTETGGHVLTPLPAATPLKPGSATFPFFGVEPTILNEHGEELEGEAEGYLVFRRPWPGIMRTVYKNHERFENTYFKKFPGFYVTGDGCRRDKDGYYWITGRIDDMLNVSGHLMSTAEVEAALTEHTAVAEAAVVSRPHKVKGECLYCFVTLKNSREFNHALVEELKRLVREKIGPIATPDFIQNAPALPKTRSGKIMRRILRQIARNEKDLGDLSTLADPKVVEVLFSQRCEAAA; encoded by the exons TGATGAGTTCTTTTGGAAGAAACCAGCAACAGGACCAATGATGCAGTACAACTTTGATGTGACAAAGGGAAACATCTATGTTAAATGCATGGAAGGGGCCAAAACCAACATGTGCTATAATGTCTTGGACAGACTTGTGAGGGAGAGGAATCTAGGTGATAAAGTTGCCTATTACTG GGAGGGGAACTCACCTGACCACCACCTGACCATCACCTACCGCCAACTGCTGAGCCAGGTCTGCCGCTGTGCTAATGTCCTCAAGCAAATGG GTATTAAAAAGGGAGACAGGGTATCTATCTACCTTCCCATGATCCCTGAACTGGTCTACACCATGTTGGCCTGTGCAAGGATAGGAGCTATTCACTCCATTGTG TTTGCAGGTTTCTCCTCTGAGTCTCTGTGTGAGAGGATTATGGATGCCCAGAGCAGCGTCCTGGTGACGGCAG ATGGCGTTTATAGAGGGGAGAAGCTGATCAGTCTGAAACAGATTGCGGACGAGGCTCTGGAGAAGTGCAGGGAAAA AGCGTCATCCAGTGTGACTAAATGCCTCGTCGTCCGGCACCACGCACCGAGGACGAAAAGTGGAGCCTCGTGCAACAAACTACAG ACCCCGTGGGACTCGGGATGTGATGTGTGGTGGGATGAGGTGATGAGAGACTCCCCTGAAGAGTGTGAGCCCGAGTGGCTGGATGCCGAGGACCCGCTGTTTATCCTCTACACCAGTGGCTCCACTGGCAAACCAAAG GGTGTTCTCCACACCGTTGCCGGGTATCTGCTCTACACGTCGCTGACCTTCAAGTACGTTTTTGATCATCACCATGACGACGTGTACTGGTGCACCGCCGACATTGGCTGGATTACCGGCCACTCTTACATCACCTACGGACCCCTTGCAAACGGAGCCACGAGTGTCCTG ttTGAAGGTATTCCAGTCCACCCTCATGTCGGACGGTTCTGGGAGATTATTGAGAAGTACAAAGTGACCAAGTTCTACACAGCTCCGACAGCCATCCGCCTGCTGATGAAGTACGGGCGGGAGCCGCTGCAGAA GTACGACCTCTCCAGCCTGAGGATTCTGGGTTCCGTTGGCGAGCCGATCAACCCCGAGGCGTGGGAGTGGTACCGCGAGGCCGTCGGTCAGGGCAGATGTCCCGTTGTCGACACTTTCTGGCAGACAGAGACT GGAGGTCATGTTTTGactcctcttcctgctgccaCGCCGCTGAAACCAGGCTCCGCT ACCTTTCCTTTCTTCGGGGTGGAGCCCACAATCCTCAACGAGCACGGAGAGGAGCTGGAAGGCGAGGCTGAGGGTTATCTC GTATTCCGGAGGCCCTGGCCTGGAATAATGCGCACTGTGTACAAAAACCACGAGCGCTTTGAGAATACCTACTTCAAGAAATTCCCCGGTTTCTACGTAACTGGTGATG gCTGCAGGCGGGATAAAGACGGCTATTACTGGATCACAGGTCGAATAGACGACATGCTGAACGTGTCAG GCCACCTCATGAGCACAGCGGAGGTGGAGGCGGCGCTGACGGAGCACACGGCCGTGGCGGAGGCTGCGGTGGTGAGTCGGCCTCACAAGGTGAAGGGCGAGTGTCTCTACTGCTTCGTCACCCTCAAAAACAGCAGGGAGTTCAACCACGCGCTGGTGGAGGAGCTCAAGAGACTGG tgagagagaaaatcgGACCAATCGCTACGCCAGACTTTATTCAAAATGCTCCAGCGCTGCCAAAAACTCGCTCAG GGAAGATCATGAGACGGATCCTCCGGCAGATCGCCCGCAACGAGAAGGACCTGGGCGACCTCTCGACCCTGGCGGACCCGAAGGTGGTGGAGGTGCTCTTTAGCCAGAGGTGTGAGGCTGCAGCCTGA